Proteins encoded together in one Chitinophaga sp. LS1 window:
- a CDS encoding vWA domain-containing protein, with amino-acid sequence MRGLHFSKFEPDEQGKSPFEKLLDVFTQLLTYTSGDVSEALQWLTELDKEYQLTNEEYGIGDFIQELRDKGYIRENEENGSIQITGKTEQNIRKRALEEIFGKLKKSNVGNHNTRKSGQGDELNADSRPYQFGDALEQIDMTASIRNAQINHGIESFSIHQDDLEIQETDFKTQTSTALMIDISHSMILYGEDRITPAKKVAMALSELITTRYPKDTLDIIVFGNDAWQIEIKDLPYLQVGPYHTNTVAGLELAMDILRRRRNPNKQIFMITDGKPTCLKVGKQYYKNSFGLDRKILNRTLNLAAQCKKLKIPITTFMVATDPWLQKFVTEFTETNNGKAFFSGLDKLGQFLFFDFENGKRKVL; translated from the coding sequence ATGAGAGGCTTACATTTTTCCAAATTTGAACCCGACGAGCAGGGAAAATCGCCATTTGAGAAATTACTGGACGTGTTTACCCAACTGCTGACTTACACCAGCGGCGACGTCAGCGAAGCACTGCAATGGCTGACTGAACTGGACAAGGAATACCAGCTGACCAACGAAGAATACGGTATCGGAGACTTCATACAGGAACTGAGGGATAAAGGATACATCCGCGAAAACGAAGAAAACGGCAGTATTCAGATCACCGGAAAAACCGAACAGAATATCCGCAAACGTGCCCTCGAGGAAATCTTTGGTAAGCTGAAAAAGTCAAACGTGGGCAACCATAACACCCGTAAATCCGGACAGGGTGATGAACTGAACGCCGATTCCAGACCTTACCAGTTCGGCGACGCACTGGAACAGATCGACATGACAGCTTCCATCCGCAATGCCCAGATCAATCATGGTATCGAGAGCTTTTCCATACATCAGGACGACCTGGAAATACAGGAAACGGATTTCAAAACACAAACGTCTACCGCCCTGATGATAGACATCTCCCATTCCATGATCCTCTACGGCGAAGACCGTATCACTCCCGCCAAAAAGGTAGCCATGGCACTGAGTGAACTCATCACCACCCGCTATCCCAAGGACACACTGGACATCATCGTCTTCGGTAACGACGCCTGGCAGATAGAGATCAAAGATCTTCCTTACCTGCAGGTGGGACCTTACCACACCAACACGGTAGCAGGGCTGGAACTGGCCATGGACATCCTGCGCAGACGCCGGAATCCCAACAAACAGATCTTCATGATCACCGATGGGAAACCTACCTGTCTCAAAGTCGGCAAACAATATTACAAAAACAGCTTCGGCCTGGACCGCAAAATTCTGAATCGCACACTGAACCTGGCGGCACAATGCAAAAAGCTGAAAATCCCCATCACTACCTTCATGGTAGCGACTGACCCGTGGTTGCAAAAGTTCGTGACCGAGTTCACCGAAACCAACAACGGGAAAGCATTCTTCTCTGGTCTTGACAAACTGGGCCAATTCCTCTTCTTCGACTTCGAAAATGGGAAAAGAAAGGTGCTGTAA
- a CDS encoding alpha/beta hydrolase — protein MKKPQLLLLHGAIGASQQLKAIAEALSPHYTIHLFDFPGHGGQPLPEEPFSIALFAEAVANHIRSQQLKDLTIFGASMGGYVALHLAAAHPSLVDRIITLGTKFHWDPATAEKETEMLNPETMLAKVPAFAKALEKMHAPNDWKIIVKKTAEMMLAMGTHNPLQPDDYKNISTPTLILLGDRDRMVSFEETLQTYKLLPDAGLGVLPHTQHPVELVNAQLLAYIISANQSSKKPIAG, from the coding sequence ATGAAAAAGCCCCAATTGTTATTACTCCACGGCGCCATTGGCGCATCACAGCAGCTAAAGGCGATCGCCGAAGCATTGTCACCACATTATACCATCCACTTATTTGACTTTCCCGGACATGGCGGACAACCATTACCGGAGGAACCATTTTCTATTGCACTTTTTGCTGAAGCAGTAGCAAATCACATCCGCTCACAACAACTCAAAGATCTCACGATTTTCGGCGCCAGTATGGGAGGATATGTTGCCTTGCATTTAGCGGCAGCACATCCTTCTCTTGTGGACCGGATCATTACACTTGGCACTAAATTCCATTGGGATCCTGCCACGGCAGAAAAGGAAACAGAAATGCTCAATCCTGAGACGATGCTGGCGAAAGTACCAGCGTTTGCAAAGGCGCTGGAGAAAATGCATGCGCCGAATGACTGGAAAATTATTGTAAAAAAAACAGCAGAAATGATGCTGGCTATGGGTACGCACAATCCATTACAACCAGATGACTACAAAAACATCTCTACCCCTACATTGATCTTATTAGGAGACCGCGATCGGATGGTGTCTTTTGAAGAGACGCTACAAACCTATAAACTACTGCCGGATGCAGGTTTGGGTGTTTTACCCCATACCCAACACCCGGTAGAACTGGTGAATGCGCAACTGCTCGCTTACATTATTTCAGCAAATCAATCCAGCAAAAAGCCCATCGCGGGATAG
- a CDS encoding anaerobic sulfatase maturase has translation MAKPAGATCNLQCSYCYYLEKGTPYMDDTVLEAYIRNYIREQPSQQVDFVWQGGEATLQGIPFYKKALQLQKQYRNGKEITNSFQTNGTLLTDDWCRFFRDNNFLVGISIDGPAELHDPYRVNKGGKATFKQVMRGLQLLLKYRVEFNTLTVVHDLNAKKPLEVYRFLKREGSEYMQFIPLVGKKEAVDPQEFGRFMSSIFDEWVKRDVGRYFVPVFDAALANEVGVPAGSCVFNDYCGQSIVIEHNGDVFACDHFVEPQYKVGNILTGSLQEMMHSEKQQTFGLNKLRLLSAACGNCDVYKYCRGECPKNRQSDGLNYLCKGYRLFFRHIRPYLQFMANELAHHRSPANVMRYASTGFPPLN, from the coding sequence ATGGCAAAACCTGCGGGTGCTACCTGCAATCTGCAATGTTCTTATTGTTATTACCTGGAAAAGGGCACACCTTATATGGATGATACGGTGCTGGAAGCATACATCCGGAACTATATCCGCGAGCAGCCCAGCCAACAGGTTGATTTTGTCTGGCAGGGAGGAGAAGCAACTTTGCAGGGCATTCCTTTTTATAAAAAAGCCCTGCAGTTACAAAAGCAATACAGAAACGGAAAGGAGATTACGAATTCGTTTCAGACGAATGGTACTTTGCTCACGGATGACTGGTGTCGTTTTTTCAGAGATAACAATTTCCTGGTAGGAATTTCCATTGATGGCCCGGCAGAATTACATGACCCTTACAGAGTGAATAAAGGAGGGAAAGCCACCTTTAAGCAGGTGATGCGGGGATTACAGTTATTATTGAAATATAGGGTAGAATTTAATACGCTGACTGTCGTACACGATTTAAATGCAAAGAAACCGCTGGAAGTATACCGGTTTCTGAAAAGAGAAGGAAGTGAGTACATGCAGTTTATTCCATTGGTTGGCAAGAAAGAAGCTGTGGACCCGCAGGAATTTGGGCGGTTTATGAGCAGCATCTTCGACGAGTGGGTAAAGAGAGATGTGGGCAGGTATTTCGTGCCTGTTTTTGACGCTGCACTGGCGAATGAGGTAGGTGTGCCGGCAGGGAGTTGTGTATTCAATGACTATTGCGGACAATCGATTGTAATCGAGCATAACGGCGATGTATTTGCCTGTGATCATTTTGTGGAGCCGCAGTATAAAGTAGGGAATATATTGACAGGGAGCCTGCAGGAGATGATGCATTCAGAAAAGCAGCAGACTTTTGGCTTAAATAAGTTGAGGCTGCTGTCGGCAGCCTGTGGCAACTGTGATGTCTATAAGTATTGTAGAGGGGAATGCCCGAAGAACAGGCAGTCAGATGGTCTCAATTACCTTTGTAAGGGTTACCGTCTGTTCTTCAGGCATATCCGTCCTTATCTGCAATTTATGGCCAACGAACTGGCCCATCATCGATCTCCCGCGAATGTCATGCGTTATGCTTCAACAGGTTTTCCGCCTCTGAACTGA
- a CDS encoding carboxylesterase family protein: MLRRIFPALALILQCSISTAQTVKTTRGYIKGIEEQGIFVFKGIPYASAERFKAPTPRPAWKDTLLCTNFGPIAPQWDGKVTGDEDCLRLNLYTPGVKGKKPVVVWVHGGGMTGGTGMWMNGHAFADHDSIITITINYRLGALGFLYLKDIPGYETAANNAVLDLVASLQWIKENIGAFGGDPDRVTVMGESAGAKLTSVLLVAPAAKGKYQQLVLESGGVNCIRDTTTAKAIRKRLMDTLHISDPGQLLILSVNDIITAQAKVLKGASGTNYFGPMADDKIVFSDAYNWLKKHPVKNVRVLLGSNKAEALVFMNMDKRLYHEDRQALRDWFGKNGDLVQLPSDTAGKIQMLSRIMYQLHTYRLANVLSAQKANVWLYSFEQPSHGNPATHGQELGYIWGSQQPLDNPSLQKTIHTDWVNFIKGKSPWTKYDGRKLGMIYGEPTREDKIPGYEDPNYPAMGFLLD, translated from the coding sequence ATGTTAAGAAGAATATTTCCTGCATTGGCACTCATTCTCCAATGCAGCATTTCCACGGCCCAGACAGTTAAAACAACCCGCGGTTACATCAAAGGTATCGAAGAGCAGGGCATCTTCGTATTCAAAGGAATACCCTACGCCAGTGCGGAACGCTTCAAAGCACCCACTCCCAGACCCGCCTGGAAAGACACCCTCTTGTGTACTAATTTCGGCCCAATCGCTCCACAGTGGGATGGTAAAGTAACTGGCGATGAAGATTGCCTGCGGCTGAACCTGTATACACCAGGTGTGAAAGGGAAAAAGCCGGTGGTGGTATGGGTACACGGTGGCGGTATGACAGGCGGTACTGGCATGTGGATGAACGGTCATGCCTTTGCAGATCATGACAGTATCATTACAATCACGATCAATTATCGGTTAGGCGCTTTGGGCTTCCTGTATTTAAAAGATATACCGGGTTATGAAACTGCGGCGAATAATGCCGTGCTGGATCTGGTGGCCTCCCTGCAATGGATCAAAGAAAACATAGGCGCATTTGGCGGAGATCCGGATCGTGTAACTGTAATGGGGGAATCAGCAGGTGCAAAACTGACCAGTGTTCTGCTGGTGGCTCCTGCTGCCAAAGGCAAATATCAGCAACTGGTACTGGAAAGCGGTGGCGTAAACTGTATAAGGGATACTACTACGGCCAAAGCTATCAGGAAGCGCCTCATGGACACCTTACATATTTCTGATCCCGGACAACTCCTGATCTTATCTGTTAATGACATTATCACTGCACAGGCAAAGGTGTTAAAAGGAGCTTCAGGTACGAATTATTTCGGCCCTATGGCGGATGATAAGATCGTTTTCAGCGATGCGTACAACTGGCTAAAAAAGCACCCTGTAAAAAATGTACGGGTCTTACTCGGCAGCAATAAAGCAGAAGCATTGGTGTTTATGAATATGGACAAGCGACTTTACCACGAGGATAGGCAGGCACTCAGGGATTGGTTTGGTAAAAATGGGGATCTGGTGCAGCTGCCATCGGATACTGCTGGTAAAATACAAATGCTCAGCCGCATTATGTACCAGCTGCATACTTATCGTCTTGCCAATGTACTCAGCGCACAAAAAGCTAACGTATGGCTATACTCATTCGAACAGCCCAGTCATGGCAACCCCGCTACCCACGGACAGGAGCTGGGATACATATGGGGTAGCCAGCAACCGCTGGATAATCCTTCCTTGCAGAAAACAATTCATACAGACTGGGTGAATTTTATCAAAGGCAAAAGCCCCTGGACAAAATACGATGGTCGAAAGCTTGGAATGATTTACGGGGAGCCTACCCGCGAAGATAAAATCCCCGGTTATGAAGATCCAAACTATCCCGCGATGGGCTTTTTGCTGGATTGA
- a CDS encoding sigma 54-interacting transcriptional regulator has protein sequence MNINIRTLGELKKSGYKPKSVKEEIRQNLIKKLQQKEITFPGIIGYEDTVIPDTERALLSRHNILFLGLRGQAKTRMARQMISLLDEYIPIVEGSEVNDSPFEPLSKYARDLVAELGDATPISWLPAEVRYGEKLATPDVSVADLVGDIDPIKAANLKLNYADERVIHFGIIPRSNRGIFVINELPDLQARIQVSLFNILQEGDIQIRGFKVRMPLDILFIFTANPEDYTNRGSIVTPLKDRIESQIITHYPKSVENSLLITEQEANVHAEQSHVEISDMIKRLIEQVAFEARNSEYVDKKSGVSARLTIAAYENAVSAGERRAIINGEKSTFVRIADLQGIIPAITGKIELVYEGEQEGPLQVAVNLLDKSIRTLFATYFPNPDSFKKRSKQVQQAENPYRQVIQWFDKGNAVQLLQDVSDKQYETALTKVDGLKELIKARFPQANKQEQLLLMEFVLHGLAAYSLISKKVVENETRFSDLLGTMMNFGTSAGEEEESEDF, from the coding sequence ATGAATATTAACATCAGAACGCTAGGTGAGTTAAAGAAGAGTGGATATAAACCTAAATCGGTCAAAGAAGAGATCAGACAAAACCTGATAAAAAAATTACAACAAAAAGAGATCACTTTCCCCGGTATCATCGGTTATGAAGATACCGTCATTCCTGACACAGAAAGAGCATTACTGTCAAGGCACAATATCCTCTTTCTCGGTCTGCGCGGTCAGGCAAAAACACGTATGGCCCGCCAGATGATCTCCCTGCTGGACGAATACATTCCTATCGTGGAAGGTTCTGAAGTGAACGACAGTCCATTCGAACCGCTCTCCAAATACGCCCGGGACCTGGTCGCTGAACTCGGTGATGCAACACCCATCTCATGGTTGCCGGCAGAAGTCCGCTATGGCGAAAAACTGGCTACACCAGATGTTTCCGTAGCTGACCTGGTAGGCGATATCGATCCTATCAAAGCGGCAAACCTGAAACTGAACTACGCAGATGAAAGAGTGATCCACTTTGGTATCATTCCCCGCTCTAACCGCGGCATCTTTGTTATCAACGAATTGCCCGATCTGCAGGCACGTATCCAGGTATCCCTGTTCAACATTCTGCAGGAAGGCGATATACAGATCCGTGGCTTCAAAGTACGCATGCCGCTGGATATCCTCTTTATCTTCACCGCGAACCCGGAAGACTATACCAACCGTGGTTCTATCGTGACGCCGCTGAAAGACCGTATCGAAAGCCAGATCATCACGCACTATCCAAAGAGCGTGGAGAACTCCCTGCTCATCACCGAACAGGAAGCGAATGTACATGCGGAGCAATCACATGTTGAGATCAGTGATATGATCAAGCGCTTGATCGAACAGGTGGCTTTTGAAGCACGTAACAGCGAATATGTAGATAAGAAATCAGGTGTCTCAGCGCGTCTTACCATCGCTGCGTACGAAAATGCAGTGAGTGCCGGCGAACGCAGGGCTATCATCAATGGCGAGAAATCAACTTTTGTCCGCATCGCGGATTTACAGGGTATCATTCCTGCTATTACCGGCAAGATAGAACTCGTGTACGAAGGCGAACAGGAAGGTCCATTGCAGGTAGCAGTGAATCTGCTGGACAAATCTATCCGTACACTTTTCGCTACTTACTTCCCGAATCCGGATTCGTTCAAGAAGCGCAGCAAACAGGTACAACAGGCTGAAAACCCTTACAGACAAGTAATTCAGTGGTTTGACAAAGGCAATGCTGTACAGTTACTGCAGGATGTGAGTGATAAGCAATACGAAACTGCACTTACAAAAGTAGATGGGCTGAAAGAACTGATCAAAGCCCGTTTTCCACAGGCAAATAAACAGGAACAGCTGCTGCTGATGGAATTCGTGCTGCATGGTCTGGCTGCTTACTCTTTAATCAGTAAGAAGGTGGTGGAAAATGAGACAAGGTTCAGCGATCTACTGGGAACCATGATGAATTTTGGCACAAGTGCTGGTGAAGAAGAAGAATCTGAAGATTTTTAA
- a CDS encoding GNAT family N-acetyltransferase produces the protein MLEIVEVTKEDVKRLNQVKGLFREYANWLSVDLSFQRFEEELSNLPEPAYVAPEGSLFLALVDGLPAGCVAVRAFENSTCEMKRLFVRDAYKGHGVGKALAASAIEAGRRLGYKRILLDTLAHMRRAIDLYTGLGFRPIAAYYDNPISDAVYLSMSLDTESESTGNAA, from the coding sequence ATGTTGGAAATTGTAGAAGTAACAAAGGAAGATGTAAAAAGACTGAATCAGGTAAAAGGCCTATTCAGAGAGTATGCTAACTGGCTGAGTGTGGATCTGAGCTTTCAGCGTTTTGAAGAAGAATTGAGTAACCTGCCTGAACCTGCTTATGTAGCACCAGAAGGTAGTTTGTTTTTAGCACTGGTAGATGGACTGCCTGCGGGTTGCGTAGCCGTAAGGGCTTTTGAAAATTCAACCTGTGAAATGAAACGCCTCTTTGTAAGAGATGCTTACAAAGGTCATGGTGTAGGGAAAGCCCTGGCAGCAAGTGCCATCGAAGCTGGCCGCAGACTGGGATATAAACGTATTTTGCTGGATACCCTCGCGCACATGCGCCGTGCAATCGACCTTTATACCGGACTGGGATTCAGACCAATTGCCGCTTATTATGACAATCCCATCAGCGATGCAGTATACTTGTCTATGAGTCTTGATACAGAAAGCGAGAGTACAGGTAATGCAGCTTAA
- a CDS encoding Gfo/Idh/MocA family oxidoreductase: MNTSRRKFIRSASTLVAGAGLAASLPSTLRAMAPSDRINVAAIGINGMGWSDLTAMLKNPVANCIALCDVDKNVLDKRAGELAAKGIHVKTYSDYRQLLDNKDIDAVIIGTPDHWHCLQMTDAVSAGKDVYVEKPIGNSISEIRAMVEAQERTKRVVQVGQWQRSMQHFNDAIAFVHSGALGQVRLVKAWAYMGWMHSIPVKPDGEPPAGVDYTSWLGPAEKRPFNPNRFHFNFRWYWDYAGGLMTDWGVHLLDYALLGMKATDPQSIMAAGGKFAYPDDAAETPDTLTTVYQFDGFNIQWEHATGINGGPYNRDHGIAFIGNNGTLILDRGGWEVVPEKEDGKEKMPAVPRREKVDNGLDKHTTNFLEVIKSRKLEDLHAPIQVGAHVAKVAQMGNIAYKTGLKLHWNTKEQRFDEKAGNKLIMPHYNNGYHLPRS; encoded by the coding sequence ATGAACACATCCCGCAGAAAATTCATCCGTTCGGCGTCCACCCTTGTAGCGGGTGCCGGACTGGCCGCTTCCCTCCCATCCACATTGCGTGCTATGGCCCCCAGCGATCGCATCAACGTCGCTGCTATTGGTATCAATGGTATGGGTTGGTCTGACCTGACAGCCATGCTGAAAAACCCGGTCGCCAACTGCATCGCCCTCTGTGATGTAGACAAAAACGTACTGGACAAAAGAGCCGGTGAACTCGCGGCTAAAGGTATCCATGTCAAAACATACAGCGACTACAGGCAGTTGCTCGACAACAAGGACATCGATGCCGTCATCATCGGCACACCTGACCACTGGCATTGTCTGCAAATGACCGATGCAGTTTCCGCGGGCAAAGACGTATACGTAGAGAAGCCCATAGGCAACTCCATATCCGAAATCCGCGCCATGGTCGAAGCACAGGAACGTACTAAACGAGTAGTACAGGTAGGCCAGTGGCAACGCAGTATGCAGCACTTTAACGACGCCATCGCTTTTGTACACAGCGGTGCACTGGGCCAAGTCCGTCTTGTAAAAGCCTGGGCATATATGGGCTGGATGCATTCAATTCCTGTCAAACCAGATGGCGAACCACCTGCAGGCGTAGATTACACCAGCTGGTTAGGCCCGGCGGAGAAAAGACCTTTCAATCCTAACAGGTTCCATTTCAACTTCCGCTGGTACTGGGATTATGCCGGTGGTTTAATGACCGACTGGGGTGTACACTTACTGGATTACGCACTCCTTGGTATGAAAGCCACGGATCCTCAATCTATCATGGCTGCCGGTGGCAAATTTGCGTACCCTGATGATGCGGCAGAAACACCGGATACTCTCACCACCGTCTACCAGTTCGATGGTTTCAATATCCAGTGGGAACACGCTACAGGCATCAATGGCGGTCCTTATAACAGGGATCATGGCATTGCCTTTATTGGGAATAATGGTACGTTAATCTTAGATAGAGGCGGCTGGGAAGTCGTGCCTGAAAAAGAAGATGGGAAAGAAAAGATGCCCGCAGTGCCCCGCAGGGAAAAGGTCGACAACGGTCTGGATAAACATACGACCAATTTCCTCGAGGTGATAAAATCCCGGAAACTGGAAGACCTGCATGCCCCGATACAGGTGGGAGCACATGTGGCAAAAGTGGCACAAATGGGAAATATAGCCTATAAAACAGGCTTGAAACTACACTGGAATACCAAAGAGCAGCGCTTTGATGAAAAGGCCGGAAATAAGCTTATTATGCCCCATTATAATAACGGGTATCATTTGCCACGTTCCTAA
- a CDS encoding MFS transporter, whose protein sequence is MQAVADVGVLKMRPERQKAVKGCLRYTRIRFGIFLSGLSVFAQLYLFQPMLTLLCKQFNITPAHSSLAVSACTVGMATGLFLFAFKADRFPRKKLMVSSMIISTILTIISATVSNFELLIAINFLKGMVLSGVSAVALAYLSEEVDAGSLGTSISLYLAGNTMGGMMGRVGATLMSGWWGWQWATVGIGVGSLLLGLVFAEVFPESRHFAPAKVETRRKLEHMGQFLRDPLIVRLYFVAALIMGAFVSVYNYLGFRLEAAPFSLPHYLIAFIFLMYTTGVAGSLVTGKWSDRHPADKILRVFMLLLVPGLLFLLTKSVGLIIIGLGIFTFAFFGAHTMASKMVSQQAKQGKSTATSLYWLFYYLGSSLVGSSTGIALQKWNWEVFIGVLFLLVLGSLLLVKPKK, encoded by the coding sequence ATGCAAGCGGTAGCAGACGTCGGGGTGTTGAAAATGCGCCCTGAAAGACAAAAAGCGGTGAAAGGATGTTTACGTTATACACGTATCAGGTTCGGTATCTTTTTGTCAGGTTTGTCGGTTTTTGCACAGTTATATTTGTTTCAGCCCATGCTGACATTGTTGTGCAAACAGTTTAACATCACGCCTGCCCATAGTAGTCTGGCAGTATCTGCCTGTACTGTGGGAATGGCCACCGGGTTATTTTTATTTGCCTTTAAAGCCGACCGTTTTCCAAGGAAAAAGCTGATGGTGAGTTCAATGATCATCTCTACCATTCTCACAATTATCTCAGCGACTGTCAGCAATTTTGAATTGCTCATCGCGATCAATTTCCTGAAAGGAATGGTATTATCAGGCGTTTCTGCGGTAGCACTGGCTTATTTATCAGAAGAAGTAGATGCGGGTTCACTGGGTACTTCTATCAGTTTATATCTGGCCGGTAATACCATGGGGGGTATGATGGGACGTGTAGGCGCTACTTTAATGTCAGGCTGGTGGGGATGGCAGTGGGCTACAGTAGGTATAGGTGTAGGCAGCTTATTGTTAGGGCTTGTGTTCGCAGAGGTATTTCCCGAATCCAGACACTTTGCACCAGCCAAAGTAGAGACAAGACGTAAGCTGGAACACATGGGACAGTTTCTCCGTGATCCTTTGATCGTGCGGTTATATTTTGTAGCTGCGTTGATCATGGGTGCATTTGTGAGTGTTTATAATTATTTAGGTTTCCGTTTGGAGGCAGCACCATTTTCATTGCCACATTACCTGATCGCATTTATCTTCCTGATGTATACCACAGGGGTAGCGGGCTCACTGGTAACAGGTAAATGGTCTGACAGGCATCCGGCAGATAAGATTCTCCGTGTGTTTATGTTGTTGCTGGTACCTGGATTATTGTTCCTGCTGACTAAAAGTGTCGGCTTGATAATTATAGGACTTGGCATCTTCACTTTTGCTTTCTTTGGTGCACACACGATGGCGAGCAAAATGGTATCACAACAGGCAAAGCAAGGGAAGAGTACGGCAACTTCTTTATATTGGTTGTTCTATTACCTGGGATCCAGTCTGGTGGGCAGTAGTACAGGTATCGCCTTACAAAAATGGAACTGGGAAGTGTTTATCGGCGTATTGTTTTTGCTGGTATTGGGTTCCCTCTTATTGGTGAAACCTAAAAAATAA
- a CDS encoding TetR/AcrR family transcriptional regulator gives MRGRPTIYDNREALTKAQQVFWNKGYTATSLPDILAAIGIGAGSFYNAYKGGKKELFSKAIQQRREAFTAFKAELEVAPVPLNLIKDFFRSIAAADQETHMQGCIIVNTVVEMANLDEELESEAVTILKEVEVMFTETIAAAQKNGTIKNQTDATILGRYLITLWNGINVTRRMYPDNTILAKQIDMQLEILN, from the coding sequence ATGAGAGGCAGACCGACCATTTACGATAATAGAGAAGCTTTGACAAAAGCCCAACAGGTATTCTGGAATAAAGGGTATACAGCCACTTCGCTACCTGATATTTTAGCGGCCATCGGCATAGGCGCCGGCAGCTTTTACAATGCTTATAAAGGGGGTAAAAAAGAGCTTTTCAGCAAAGCGATACAGCAGCGCAGGGAGGCTTTTACTGCATTTAAGGCGGAATTAGAAGTAGCTCCTGTACCATTGAACCTTATCAAAGATTTCTTTCGCAGCATTGCGGCAGCCGATCAGGAAACACATATGCAGGGATGCATCATTGTCAATACAGTCGTGGAAATGGCCAACCTGGATGAAGAACTGGAAAGCGAAGCAGTGACGATACTTAAAGAAGTAGAAGTAATGTTCACTGAAACGATTGCAGCTGCACAAAAGAACGGCACCATCAAAAACCAGACAGATGCTACGATACTTGGCCGTTATCTCATCACGCTCTGGAACGGAATTAACGTGACAAGACGCATGTATCCTGACAATACTATTCTCGCGAAGCAAATAGACATGCAACTGGAAATACTCAATTAA
- a CDS encoding SDR family oxidoreductase: MDLQLRGKTAFISGSSQGIGFAIAEQLLKEGASVIINGRNKEKLEQAISQLQPLGKVSGIAGDIATIDAPPVDILVNNVGIFGLKSFFELTDEDWLHYFNVNVMSSVRLSRALMPSMLEKKWGRIIFISSESGVNIPANMIHYGMTKTAMLSISRGLAQLTKGTEVTVNTILGGPTYSDGVKTAIESISAVQNVPVALLKDNIFATTNPGSLLGRFLHAAEIAQLAAYLASPLSIATNGAALRADGGVLNTIL; encoded by the coding sequence ATGGATTTACAATTAAGGGGGAAGACTGCTTTCATCAGCGGGTCTTCTCAGGGGATTGGTTTTGCCATAGCGGAGCAGTTACTGAAAGAAGGCGCTTCAGTAATTATTAATGGCAGAAATAAAGAAAAATTAGAACAGGCGATTTCGCAGTTACAGCCACTGGGCAAGGTTTCAGGAATTGCAGGAGATATCGCCACGATAGATGCACCGCCGGTAGATATTTTAGTAAATAATGTCGGCATCTTTGGGCTCAAATCTTTTTTTGAGCTGACCGATGAAGACTGGTTGCATTATTTCAATGTAAATGTGATGAGTAGCGTACGATTATCACGTGCATTAATGCCATCTATGCTTGAAAAAAAATGGGGCAGAATTATTTTTATCAGTAGCGAATCAGGTGTAAATATTCCTGCGAATATGATTCATTATGGCATGACAAAAACAGCGATGTTATCGATTAGCCGCGGATTAGCACAATTAACGAAAGGTACGGAAGTAACGGTGAATACAATTTTAGGTGGCCCTACTTATTCCGATGGGGTAAAAACGGCAATAGAATCAATCTCAGCAGTACAAAACGTACCTGTAGCGTTATTAAAAGATAATATTTTCGCTACCACCAATCCGGGTTCTCTGCTGGGAAGATTTTTACATGCTGCAGAAATCGCACAACTCGCCGCCTACCTGGCCTCTCCGTTATCAATTGCTACAAATGGCGCAGCACTTCGTGCAGACGGCGGTGTATTAAATACAATCTTGTAA